One window from the genome of Artemia franciscana chromosome 12, ASM3288406v1, whole genome shotgun sequence encodes:
- the LOC136033530 gene encoding uncharacterized protein LOC136033530 — protein sequence MFGIILLNRFKGEREERTRGNQARFRPGKIYTDNIFAFLLIIQQFERYNLPLILMFLDFIAAFDSVTRQKLWKILENDGMPGMPLKFVELMKACYDASASRVRVYGAQIEQNLLLTELDYPDDVGLLSDPVKAQNMLDGVVAWADLIGMKVSTEKTKFMAINHDTGPFPLIVNRV from the exons ATGTTCGGAATCATACTCTTGAACCGCTTCAAAGGGGAAAGGGAGGAAAGAACTCGAGGAAATCAAGCTCGCTTTCGACCAGGTAAAATATATACTGATAATATCTTCGCCTTTCTTCTCATTATCCAGCAGTTTGAAAGGTACAACCTACCCCTGATCTTGATGTTCCTGGACTTCATTGCCGCCTTCGACTCTGTCACTCGccagaaactttggaagatcCTAGAGAATGACGGAATGCCCGGAATGCCGCTGAAGTTTGTTGAACTGATGAAGGCATGCTATGACGCGTCAGCGAGCCGAGTTAGAGTCTATG GAGCGCAGATTGAACAGAATCTCTTACTGACTGAGCTCGATTATCCGGATGATGTTGGCCTCCTGTCAGACCCTGTAAAAGCCCAAAACATGCTTGACGGCGTTGTGGCCTGGGCAGACCTGATCGGCATGAAAGTCAGCACagagaaaacgaaattcatGGCTATTAACCACGACACAGGACCATTCCCACTAATTGTCAACCGAGTTTAG